The segment ACCACCGGATGCCTGCCCTCGCGTATCAGTATCTTACAATCGGATGTTATGTTGGGCCTGACAAAATTGTTGTTAACCGAGACCTCCGCAAGGCTTGTGACACAGTCCAGCTGCCCTATCAGGCCTGCAATGGTCTGCAGCTGTGCTGAATGTGAGGCAACGGTGGAAGTGATATTGGAAAATATCTCATACTCCAGTGCTGTGATCTTCTCATCCGCAGACAGGATGACATTTTCCCATTCCTTGAGTTCCGGAGTGTAGAACCTTTCCGCATTCCTCATGGTCTGCTTGCGTATGTAGTCCTCAGGGACCTGTGAGATGTTTGCCTTTGTGACCTCTATGTAATATCCGAACACCTTGTTGTATCCAACCTTGAGTGACTTGATCCCGGTCCTGTCACGCTCTTTCTGCTGGAACGAGGCTATCCATGACTTGCCTCCGCTGGACATTTCCTTCAGCTCGTCCAGGGCCTCGTCATAGCCTGCTTTTATCATGCCACCTTCCCTGACACTTACCGGTGGCTCCTCAACTATGGAACTGTCTATCAGCTCCACGATGCTGTCAAGCTGGTCAAATCCCAGAAGTCCTTCCCTGATGCCCTTAAGCATCTCACAGATGTCGGCACCCTCAAGGCTTTCCGTTATCAAGGGAACTGCCTCAAGGGAGAGTTTCAGTGCAACAAGATCACGTGCATTGGAATTGCCATACATGATCCTCCCGATCATACGCTCGATGTCCTTTACAAAGGAAAGATGGGACCTGATATCGAACCTGAGCATGGTATCGTTCGCCAGCGCCTCCACGGCATCAAGACGGGAGTTGATGGCATCCACATCGATAAGCGGCTTCAGGAGCCATTTCTGGAGGAGCCTGCCACCCATTGGTGTTCTGGTATCATCCAGGACCTTCAGTATGGACGTGTCATTTCCTTCCCCGCGCACGTTCTTTACGATCTCTAGGTTTCTCAGGGTGATGGAGTCCAGTACCATGAACTCGGAATCGGAATATGTCTTCAGCTCGCTCACATGCCCGAGTTCCCTCATCTGGGTGCTTACTGCATAATCGAGGGCAGCTCCTGCAGAGGATACTGCGTAGGGCAGCCCATCGCAGCCCATTCCCTCAAGGGTTGAGACCCTGAAGTGCTCCCTGAGTCTCTTTTCAGATGCAGGGATATCGAATGCTTCTTCCTCGAACTCATGCACCACGATCTTGAGCTCTTTGAGCCTGTCAATAATATGAATATCAGAATACAATTCAGGAGGCAGGATACATTCCGAGGGCCTCATCCTTGCAGCCTCGCTGGCTATCCTGTCATACGGAGGTGTATCAGCGAACTGTGTGGTCAGGAACTCACCTGTGGAAACATCCAGGAATGAGATGCCGTAGTTTCCGTCCCCGCCTGCAACGGACATGAGATAATTATTGGAAGAATCCGTGAACATCGAACTGTCAATTGCAGTTCCCGGTGTCACGACCCTGACAACCCCGCGTTTCACAACACCCTTTGCCTTCTTCGGGTCCTCAAGCTGTTCACAGATAGCTACCTTGTAGCCCTTTTTGATAAGACGCGGGAGGTAGTTGTCAATGGCATGATAGGGAATGCCTGCAAGGGCCATCTTCTCGCCGTCCCTGTCCTTACCCCGCGTGGTCAGCGTTATTTCAAGTTCCTGCGCAATTGTTTTTGCATCTTCCCCGAAGGACTCATAGAAATCCCCCATCCTGAAGAAGATCAATGCGTCGCTATGTTGCTGTTTGGCCTCATAGTACTGTTTCATTGCAGGTGTTAATTTATTCATTCTTGCTCCACGCTGAATTGGTCTGGTGAATTTATCAGTTTGTTGGTATTTTTGTTTTTGCATTACAGATACAGGTCATTTAAATCCGGAACAGTATAAAAATAATGCAAATATTTAACACATTAGCCCGCTAAAAATGGTTTATTGTGATAAACGGTCAATTATTTCGGATATCATGATCTCAAGAATATGGAGGATATGTGTCCAATGGATGAACCGACAGAAGAAAAATTAAATAAGACCGTATTCTACACATCGGCCACACTGGTATCTGTTTTTGTTCTACTCGGGATATTCTTTACATCAACCATTGGAGATGTCTTTGGGACCATCCAGAATTTCATCGTTACAAGCTTTGGATGGGTGTATATCGTTTCAGTTGCATTCTTTCTCCTCTTTGTGATATGGCTTTATTTCAGCCCGTTTGGCAACATAAAGCTTGGAAAAGAGGATGATCTTCCGGAATACAGGGACAGGACCTGGTTTGCAATGCTTTTCAGTGCGGGTATGGGAATAGGATTGCTGTTCTACAGTGTTGCGGAGCCCATATTGCATATTGTTGAACCAAGAGATCCCGGGATGGATAGCATCTCCATAGCAAAGGAAGCCATCAACCTGACGTTCTTCCACTGGGGTGTTCACGCCTGGGCTATATATATCATAGTCGGGCTTGCACTTGCCTACTTTTCATATCGCCATGATATGCCCCTTACTATAAGATCAACAATGTATCCGATATTCGGAGACAAGATCTACGGTTTCCGCGGGAACCTTGTGGAGATAATTGCTATTTTCGGAACACTCTTTGGTGTGGCGACATCCCTTGGTCTTGGTGTCATGCAAATAAATGCAGGCCTGGAATATATCGGAATTATGTCGGTGTCCCTTCGTAACCAGATAATCCTTATCGTAATCATCACCATCTTTGCCACAACTTCTGTGGTCTCCGGACTTAACAAAGGAATACGTATATTGAGCCAGGTGAACGTTGGTCTTGGAGCTTTACTCATACTCTTTGTCTTCATCACAGGCCCGACGGTCTTCCTTGCCAGTTCCTATGTTCAGAGCATCGGATATTACATGCAGAACCTGGTAGCTCTGACCTTCCAGACCGATGCCTACAGAGGTGTGGAGTGGCAGAGCATGTGGACAATGTTCTACTGGGGATGGTGGATCTCATGGTCACCTTTTGTAGGCATGTTCATTGCACGTATATCAAAAGGCAGGACCATAAGGGAGTTCATACGAGGTGTCCTGATAGCACCTGCTCTTATTACCTTTTTCTGGATCATCGTCTTCGGAAATACGGCCATACACATAGAACTGTTCGGAGCCGGAGGGATATCACAGGTAGTTCAGACCAGTATACCCACTGCATTGTTCGTCCTTCTGGAAAATCTTCCAGTATCATTTTTGAGCTCTGTGCTTGCAACCGTTGTTATCACCACCTTCTTTGTTACCTCATCGGATTCGGGGTCGCTGGTCATCTCTATTCTATCATCCAACGGCAATCCCCAGCCTGTTGTTGGTCTCAGGTTCTTCTGGGCCATCCTTCAGGGTTCAGTGGCTGCTGTGCTCCTGCTTACAGGAGGTCTTCTTGCATTGCAGACAGCAGCTTTGACAACAGCACTTCCGTTCTGTATGGTCATGGTCCTCATGTGCTACAGCATTGTAAAAGGTCTTAGAAGTGAGGTAAGGGGTACAAAACTCATTGAGGATACAAAGATCAATGAAAATGAGCCGGAAGAAACATCTAGTAATAGGACAAAAATTTTGGTAGACAACATCTTCAGGAACGGGGGTACCAAGAAGTGAGTGAGCTGAAAAGGAAGTTGAATAAGATACTTAAAAGTGAAGATGAAAAAGGAACTCCATCCGATGTCTATTTGAAATTCGCACGGATGAACATCAGGGAATTTATTAAAAATGTTGTCCTTCCATCCTATCATGAGCTGAAAACAGAGCTTGAAGAACACGGAAAAGATGTTGTCATTGATGTGGATGAACCAAACATGAACTACGCATCCATCACAGTTTACACACCATCCCAGACCAACCCGGATGAAGAGGTAGAAGAATTCTGCTTCCGGATAAGAGGCAAGACATACCAGAAGATGCAGTTCGCATTTCCACAGCACGCCGAGGAAGACCAACCACGCGATCAGAGAGCAGAGATCGTATTGAGAACCGGCACCCTGAAAGAATACGATATTGAGGAACTGACAAAAAAGGAGATCATCGACAGGTTCCTTGGGGAATATGAGAAATGGATCAAATATTGATTCCTTATATCATCCCTCTTTTCTCTTTTATTATATGTACGATCCTCGTGCTTCTTCTAAAAGCTTCAATGCCTGAGTTCCAATCTTACTGTTCTTCAGTCAACTTCAGTCAATAAATTTAAAAAAATGGTGGGATAGGAACAAAATGATCCTATCAGTCCGTGAAGGCAAGGTATCCCGGAACTACAAGGTTTGCCACCGGTACGATCATCAGGACACCGATCCATTTTGACCTGCCAAGATTGCCTGCCATTTCACCCCAAATGTACATCAATACAAGGACATTGACATATGGGATCAGCATACCAATAAAATACCACAGGGACTTTCTTGCAATCCTGCACATAAGCACAACATTAAGGATAGGTACCCATGCCATCCACCCATTCTCGGTATTGGTTTTTGCTGCAATCCTTTGCAGCGAATAGGAATAGTATACATACAATCCAAGTACCACTACAAGAAAAATTAACATCAAAGTTTCATCAAACATTTATTATCAGTCCATTACTTATTTTGCAAATATCTCAAATATGCTCACAAAAATATCCAGGATAGTCCTCAAAAATTCAGCAGTCGCAGTACTAATTCCTCTCATTCGATCCCCTTGGGTCCCTGTGTTTCATATGTAAACTCATAATATAGACGTGTTTGTCTATTTTTCGACATGTGGAATACATGCTTACTGTATATAAATTTTAGCTCCAAAATACAATGCCTTCAATGTGTTCACAATAAAAGCAGTAGCACTTTTGATAGTCAAAAAAGAGAAAAAAGGAAAGAAAAGAAAAAAATCAGCAGGAAAATCAAACTTCTCCTGCTGTTTTTAAAAATAAGGGAAGGATCATGTCACATTGATGTCCATTCCCTTTGCTTCCGCCTTCACATCCGGGTTGTAGTAGGAGTAAGCACTGCTCTCCTGTACCATCGCCTTGACCGGGAACATGGCCCTCATCTGCAGTGAGAACTCAATTTCATCCCCAGCCATCATCTCATCGATATAGAGCACGACCTTGCGGCCTGCGATCTCATAGCGGGTGATGGTGCCATCCTCCTTGAGCGCTTCAAGGCTCGCAGGGACCGGTGTAAAACCAGTAGGTACCGCGATATCCACAATCATCATACCACTGGACTCGACAACTCCCCGGATTCCCGGCATTCCGTTGTACTTCAGGCGCACATCGACGTTCACAATGTCATCCACGGCAACATCGGTGGAGTCGTATTCAACATCCAGCTCGATCTCCTCATGCTCGATGATCTCCGGAAGGATCACATTGAACTTCCTCACAAGCTGGTAGTTGAGCTCACCGCTTCCCTCGAGGGTCATGTTGACGCTTTCCACACCATCCGGAACCTCGATGATGTTGACAACATCGTAGTTCTCAGATGTGACCCTGAGGCTCTTAAGCTCCTCGCCGTCTCCGGTCACGGTGATGGTAGCATCAACATCCCTTCCTGCAGTTGCTGCAGCTGTCATCAGTGCCCTGAATGCCATGACGGTATCCTGGGTGCTTGAGAATCCTCCGTTGGAATTACGCTGTGCTGCGATCCATTTGAGGGATGAGCTTGCTGCAGGGTCGTTGACCTCTATCAGGGCAAGGGTTGCATAGGCTGTGGTCTCAACGTTCTTGCTTGACACAGGATAGATTCCATAGCCACCGTACTCGTAGGGTTCCGGAACCACGTCATCATAGCCCCAGTACATGCCGTTCTCGTCTTCCTTTGCCATTGCGAGCAGCTTTTCTCTTGCCTCGTCTGCCCTCTCGCTCTCGAGCTTTTCAAGAGCAAGCGTTCCAATTGCAAGAGTGTATGGGTCATCCTGAGCATCCAGGTTGTCCTCAAGATATGTGAGGGCACTGTCCATGACCTCATCAGGGGCATAGCCGTACTCATCGAGTGCAAGGGTGACGTATGCTGTCAGGGCATAGGTACCGCTGAGACCACCCATCATGTCCTGGTGAATAACGAATCCCACGGATTCCCAGGAACCGTCCTCTTTCTGGTGTGAGATGATCCAGTCCGCTGCTTCACTGAGAATGTTCTCGTCAATGGTCGTGACATCCCTGGCACCGCTGAACTGTGAGAGCACGAACGCTGTCAGCCACAGGCTGCCTTCAGGATCGCTTTCACCGAATGCGGAGAAGGCACCGTCAGAATGCCTGAAGGTCAACTCCCTCTGGTAACCGGTGATTATGTATGTCTGTGCCTTGGCCTCGATCTCCGGGTTCTGCTGTCCGGTAGCCTTGAGATACCTCAGCACTTCCACATCGGTGGAGAACAGCATCATGTTCTGCTCACCGCAGCCGTATGGCATGCCCAGAAGGTCATCCACACCGGTGATGGTCTGTGCCACAATGCTTGGCGTGAAGCTCACCAGCACCTTTTCGGAATCAGGCACGATGCCCTCAGGCAGTGTGGTATCCAGTTCAACGGAACCCTCCTTGAGGATGCCATTGTCCACGATCTCCCTTGTGACACCTTCTGCCTCAACGATCACCGTCTTGCGAACAGCATCGGCCTTCTCTGTGGTCTGCCCTGTCAGCTCGACCTCCTGCACACCTACCTCAGTAGGCCTGATGGTAAAGCTTGCATGGGTCACACTGTTGGCGTCCACACTGACCATTACCACATCTTCGCCCACCAGGTCGAACCAGTCCGCACCTGAAAGGGTCAGCTGTACTTCCTGAGGTTTGTCAAGATAGTTGTAGACCTGCACCTGCACAGGGAACTCTTCCCCGCGAATTACGGCGTACGGAAGATCAGGGTCTATAAAGAATTCCTGGAACACCGTCAGGCCTGCTTCGGATATTCCAATACCCTCCGGACTGGAGGACACTGCATGCAACCTCCAGGTGGTGATGGAATCCGGTGCGTTCAGGTCAAGGGATGCCAGTCCGTCTTCATCCGTCATGATATCAGGCATCCAGATCCATGTCTCCGGGAAGAACTGGCGCACTCTCTCAGGCTCTGCAAGCGGAGTTCCTGCACCTGAATCAGTTGGCTCCATAGGGGCTGCTGCAGGAGCTTCCATCATAACTTCTTCCTCGACCATTTCCATATCATCCATTGCGAACATGCGGTCGACAAAGCCGCCATCCTCCACTTCGGCCTGACCCTTTGGAACATCAAGACTACCGGATGCCAGGACTATCAGTCCTGCATCATCAATCACATCGCCTGCGGTCTCCTGATACCAGTAATACCTCGGGTGTGCCTCCACCTGAGGTTCCATGAACCTGATCTCAAGCTCATCGAAGACCTGCTTCAGGTTGAGTCTGCCCTCGCTCAGTGCATAGACTGATTCATCGACTATGGAAAGACCGATCATTGACTGAGTGCCTGCATCCAGCTCCACTGAGACATTATCCCCGGGAGCCACGGTTTCCTTATCGAATCCAGAAGACAGGTCCACCTGAGTGCTGAACTGCACATCGAATGGCAGACTGTCAGCAGATACCTCATTGTTCGGATTGATCATGTAGGCGACCACCTTTGCAGTGGGGCTCATCTGAGGTGTGACAGGAATGCTGATCTGTGCCTCATCGCTGGTAGCGGAATAAACGGTCCTGCCGTTTGCGAACACATCATAGAACACCGTTCCCTTGTTGGTGGAATATACCTTGAAGACAATGTTCTCCCCGACCTCAGGTGTTCCCTCGCTTACCTGGCTCAGATGCAGGAAACTCGCAGTCGGGGAGTAAACAGAGTTCAGGTGATCGGAAACGTCGACACCATCAGAGACAGCAGAGATATCCATCTCAAGGGCATCCTCTGGTACTTCCAGTGTCACAAGAGCGACACCGTTCTCAGTACTGACGATCTGCTTCTGCTCGTCCCAGTCATAGTTATCGTCAAGGAAGCTCACAACAAGACTTACGTCCTTCTCCAGCGGTTCCCCTCCGGGATCCTTTGTGACTATTAGTACCTGAAGCGGCATTCCCGGCTTGATGGAATCGGACTCAGGGATCATCTGGAGAACCAGCGGTGACTGTGCGATTGTCAGCAGTTCGGTGGTCTCCTCACTGTGCCCTCCGGTATCGGTTACGGTAACATTGAGCATGACACTGCCCTGTCCGGCAGCTCCGTAGGTACCTGCAACGTACTCCGTGGGTGGAAGCTCGAACTCAACCGAGCCTTCCTCGAGTGAGCCGCTGAAGGTAGCATACTCCTCCCAGACACCCACATACTTCATTGCCTCGATCTCGACGTCACCTTCAACGTCCTTTCCAAAGAAGTACTGTGCAGACACCGTTCCTGTGATAGGATCATCAACAAGGAACCAGCTCTTCTCGGTGGAAGCTTCCACATCGAACTTCGGAAGCACGTATTTCTCCACCCTGATGTCCACCTGTGACATGGATGAGCCTGAAGTTGCCTTTACCTTCCAGGTACCAAGGTTAAGCTCGGATGCCAGCGGCAGGTCAAAGTAGGCAACACCGTACTCGTTGGTGGTGAGATCGTCCTTGAACACCTTCACGCCCTTGGCATCCGATATCTCCACGGTGGTGTTCTGGACAACAGGAACAAGGTTGTTGTTCAAAGAAAGGAGTCTCACATGGATGGTCTGCCCGGGCTTGTAGATCGGCTTGTCGGTCTCTATGAAGATAGGGTTGTTCTGAACCACCTGTATGGTCGTCTCAAAACCGGATTCAGCACCCACCGGAGTTGCAGTAAGTGTGTAACTGCCCTCCTCCACCTCCGGGACATCGAACTTGGCAACCGAGTTACCGGAATCTGATGTAGCGGCCTTTACCAGTGGGACCACCTCACCTGAAGCACTTGTAAGCGTGTATTCAACACAGCGGCTTACGGGAGCATCGCCAAGGAAGGACGACATGGTGACAGAACTCTCCCCGCCTGAGAAGAATGCCTTCGGGACAAGTATCAGGTACTCATCCTCTGAGGAATAGGTACCTCCTTCTTCACAGGACAAAGCCTCGTTGGCTGGTGGATAATCCACATCCTCATCCTGGCCTATACAGCCTGCCATCACGATACATGACAGCAGGAACAATACGATGAATGATTTTTGCAAAATTGCTACGAATTTCATATTAGCACTCCCGTAAATTCGATTATTATATCTAATGAGAAAATTAGAGCCTATACGGTATATACTTAGCTTAAACTTCGAAACTGTTCGAAGTTATAGGAGGGATGTATAAGAGAGGATAGTAATCAAGCGCATGCCCGGTATTACTTTAAGAATATCTATGCATGAAGGGTTTTAGGTTCAGAGACGTGGAGAAACTCGTACAACAGATAGCTCTTACCGACGGTGCCAACTGGATCAATGCTTTCCTAGCAGAGCTCGAGCAGCTTCCGGAAGTTGGTCACGATGATAAAGCAGACGCATTAAGTGATGCTGTATCGGTGTTGATGAGGAAGAAGAAGTTCTCGTCTTATGCAGTGGTGCAGTGAATAGAAGATGATTTTATAATACATAAAGTATTTTAGGATGCAGTATGCGTTTATCTCGTTTAAAGTTGTCTTTGATAGTGGCATCCATTTTGTTGGGGTTGTGTTTTGTGGAACTCTATGTAGATGATGACGCTACATTTGCAAATACAATTGAGAGTTTAACTGTTGAAATGATAGGAGCAGTACTTGCGTTTTTGTTATTTACAGTATTGTTTGAAATTCATGACATAAAGAAGATGGAAGGCATTAAAAGAATCGCATTCCGTGAATTAGGAAAAGATATTCGCCTTTCGTTTCTCTATATCAGAATGCTTTGTGATATTCAACAGGATGCTGCTGTAAAACAAAATGTTAGGCTGCTCTATTTATCTAAAGCAAAGAATATTACATTTTCCGATTTTGGTAATTTGTATTTGCTAGGGAAATTAAGAAAAAAAGATCTCAACACAGAAAAATGTTATAATTTCCTAGAATCATATACAAAGTATCAAATGGTTATTGAACCAAACATACTAGAAATATTATGGGATATTGAACGAAATTTAAATCATCTATTTCAGATAAATTACCTCATGATTACTGATTCTGACTCGGAAAACGTAATTCTTGAAAGAAAAAAAGTGTGCATTGCTTCTATTATTAGCAATCTCTATAAATTACAGGCAGAATATAAAATTCCTATTTTCCCTAAAGACGATTGGTAATTTTCTCCCAAAGCCTCCAAAAAACGAATACCTGAAATAATTACATATTTTCAGGCTAATTTCATTTTTTATCAAGTTGATTGGTTTTTAGGGTTTAAACATTTGCAAAGATATGTCTATTGTTGACGGTGTTAACATTGGAGAATAGATAGCTCTCACAAAAGATACTCAGCCCCAAATTCATCCATACCGCTGGAGGCCTTCTTATCAAGAATGTCAAACATTTTTCATGGTCTGGCCATGGTTCAAAAAGAAAGGTCAGTCCATAAGATGCAAACCTGCCTGCTTTGCTTCTTCCAAAAGCTCAGTGTCCTTCACGACGTCGCGTGGAAGATCAAATCCTGCAACTACCAGCCCATCCTTGATCTCCATTCCGAGGAAGGTCTTCAGGACTTCTGCAAACTCATCGGATACGTTCTCATAGGATGCCTTTTCAGGATCACCCTGGGACCTTACCATCATAGCCTTCTTCCCAACAGGTATCCTTGGTTTCAGATCAGCGTCCACAAGTGCATAACAGCGGTCAAGGAAAAGCCTCATCTGACCTGAGAACTGGAAGAAATAGATGGGTGAACCGAATACGAAACCGTCTGCTTCCTCTATCTTCGTGTAGACCCCTGTCATTTCATCCTTGATCTTGCATTCCGGCATCACATTACAGAAACCGCATCCCTGACATCCCTTGAAGTTCAGGTCATTGATATAGATCGTTTCCGTCTCAGCGCCACTCTCTGCAGCACCTTCAAGCACTTTCTGCACTACCATGTCCGTGGTCCCATTCTTACGGGGGCTTCCTACAATACCTAATACTTTCATGATTCCACATCCTCAGATAACAATACATATGTAGATTTTTTATGCATAAAGTTATCTAAGGATGTTCAGAATCTATTTCACAGGAAGCAAAAGTGAGAACAAAATGGCAGATGAAAACCACAGGGACCAACAGCAGAAAGAGAATCATGAGCAAGAACTGCCTGACGATGAAGATCTCGATGAGCTTATGGTAAGAACAGCGAGATCACAGATCAGATCGGACTACAGGCGCAGCCTCGGATGTGAGAACTCCCGAAGGTGCATGGACCTGCATAAAAGCAAAAAAGATGAATGAGCCTGCTCATTCGATCTTCTGACAAAAACCGGTTTTCAGACAACCAGTCTTTTCTTCATCATATTCACCGATACCACGAAACCTATTGCACAGACAACCACTATCCACAGGAGATTTCCCAGCAGGAACAATCCCGGTGCTCCGAAGGTCAGTGCCCTTATTATGATCACAACGTGGGTCAGCGGCAATATTGCCAGTGCAACATACTGGATGATCTCAGGCAGCACATCAAGAGGGAAAAACGTTCCGCTGAACAGGAACATCGGCGTAATGAAAAGCAGTATCGGATAATTGATGGACATTATGTTCGGCGTGACCGCTGCAATGGTCATCCCAAGGCATGCGAAGAGCAATCCTGCAAGGAAAGCGAACGGTATAACCAGCAGTGAATGTGGAAAACTGATGAGCCCGAACAATGCGATCACAGGAAGCATCAATGTTGCACTTATCGTGCTGCGGGTAGCACCCCAAAGCAGCTCCCCGATAATGACGTCCTCGATGCTCAAGGGTGTTGCAATGATGGAATCGAAGGTCTTCTGATAGTACATCCTAACATAAGATCCGTAACTGCACTCGAAGAAAGCACCATACATTACAGAAACAGAGATCAGCGCCGGAGCTATGAACTGCGCATAGGGCACACCGTCTATCTCCTCAATGAACAGCCCAAGCCCGAAACCCATTGCAAACAGGTAAAGCAGAGGCTCAATGAACGGCGGCAAAAAATTGAGCTTGACGTTCTTCATGAAAACGTCCTTGTTCCGCCTCCAGACCTTGATCGCCCCCGGCGTCAACTCCGGGATCCTGAAATACATGCCTATACCCATCGATCTCACTCCCTCAGTTTCCTGCCCGTAAGCTTCAGGAACACATCCTCAAGCGTCGAAGCCCTTGCAGTCACACTGGTAAGCTCACATTCCGACAACAGATGATCCGTCACTTCCTGTGGATTGTCCGTATATATCTGAACCTCATCCCCCAGGACCTCATAATCTGCTTTATGTGTTTCAAGACATGAGATCACGCCAGGATCAGACTCGGTTTCCACTATGGAAGGCCCTATGATCTCATCGATCATCTCCTGCGGGCTGCCTTCCACCAGTATCTTCCCATAGTCCATGATCACAAGCCGGTCACACAACTGAGAAGCCTCCTCAAGGTAATGCGTGGTAAGCACAATGGTCACACCTTCCTTCTTGAGCCCCTTGAGCCTGTCCCACATCAAATGTCTGGATTGCGGATCCAGCCCCACCGTAGGCTCATCCAGAATCAACAACCTGGGTTTATTGATCAGCGCCCGAGCCAGTACCAGCCGCCTCTTCATACCCCCGGAAAGCGACTCTGTCATCGTATCACGCTTCTCTTCCAGTTGCACGAACTCCAGAAGTTCATCCACCCTTCTTCTGGCCTCACTTTCAGGAATGTCAAAATATCGTGAAAAAACAAGCAGATTCTCATAAACCGTAAAATCAGGGTCCAGATTGTTCTCCTGAGGAACAACACCCATATTGAACTTTATCTCACGCTGCTTCCTGTTCACATCCATCCCGAAGACCTCCAGCTTCCCCGAGGTCATGGGAGAAATGCACTGTATCATCCGCATGGTAGTGGTCTTACCGGCACCATTGGGTCCCAGGAAACCAAAGACCTCCCCCTCTTCCACAGAAAAGGCCACAGAATCCACGGCCAGAAAGTCCCCGTATACCTTTTTCAAATCCTCAGCTACGATAACAGCAGTAATGATATATCACCAGTTTTTTG is part of the Methanococcoides methylutens MM1 genome and harbors:
- a CDS encoding BCCT family transporter, which codes for MDEPTEEKLNKTVFYTSATLVSVFVLLGIFFTSTIGDVFGTIQNFIVTSFGWVYIVSVAFFLLFVIWLYFSPFGNIKLGKEDDLPEYRDRTWFAMLFSAGMGIGLLFYSVAEPILHIVEPRDPGMDSISIAKEAINLTFFHWGVHAWAIYIIVGLALAYFSYRHDMPLTIRSTMYPIFGDKIYGFRGNLVEIIAIFGTLFGVATSLGLGVMQINAGLEYIGIMSVSLRNQIILIVIITIFATTSVVSGLNKGIRILSQVNVGLGALLILFVFITGPTVFLASSYVQSIGYYMQNLVALTFQTDAYRGVEWQSMWTMFYWGWWISWSPFVGMFIARISKGRTIREFIRGVLIAPALITFFWIIVFGNTAIHIELFGAGGISQVVQTSIPTALFVLLENLPVSFLSSVLATVVITTFFVTSSDSGSLVISILSSNGNPQPVVGLRFFWAILQGSVAAVLLLTGGLLALQTAALTTALPFCMVMVLMCYSIVKGLRSEVRGTKLIEDTKINENEPEETSSNRTKILVDNIFRNGGTKK
- a CDS encoding DUF5684 domain-containing protein; translated protein: MLIFLVVVLGLYVYYSYSLQRIAAKTNTENGWMAWVPILNVVLMCRIARKSLWYFIGMLIPYVNVLVLMYIWGEMAGNLGRSKWIGVLMIVPVANLVVPGYLAFTD
- the mutS gene encoding DNA mismatch repair protein MutS — its product is MNKLTPAMKQYYEAKQQHSDALIFFRMGDFYESFGEDAKTIAQELEITLTTRGKDRDGEKMALAGIPYHAIDNYLPRLIKKGYKVAICEQLEDPKKAKGVVKRGVVRVVTPGTAIDSSMFTDSSNNYLMSVAGGDGNYGISFLDVSTGEFLTTQFADTPPYDRIASEAARMRPSECILPPELYSDIHIIDRLKELKIVVHEFEEEAFDIPASEKRLREHFRVSTLEGMGCDGLPYAVSSAGAALDYAVSTQMRELGHVSELKTYSDSEFMVLDSITLRNLEIVKNVRGEGNDTSILKVLDDTRTPMGGRLLQKWLLKPLIDVDAINSRLDAVEALANDTMLRFDIRSHLSFVKDIERMIGRIMYGNSNARDLVALKLSLEAVPLITESLEGADICEMLKGIREGLLGFDQLDSIVELIDSSIVEEPPVSVREGGMIKAGYDEALDELKEMSSGGKSWIASFQQKERDRTGIKSLKVGYNKVFGYYIEVTKANISQVPEDYIRKQTMRNAERFYTPELKEWENVILSADEKITALEYEIFSNITSTVASHSAQLQTIAGLIGQLDCVTSLAEVSVNNNFVRPNITSDCKILIREGRHPVVERSVPGGFVPNDVEMDCVENQFLLITGPNMAGKSTYMRQVSLIVIMAQAGSFVPASHASVGIVDRVFTRVGAFDDLASGQSTFMVEMVELANILNNATPKSLVLLDEIGRGTSTYDGYSIAKAVVEYIHNKGRVGVRSLFATHYHQLTNISSDLKRVKNYHIAVKEDGDDLVFLRKIVPGATDKSYGIHVARLAGVPHKVTLRAREILQDIEDESSISKESSSKGGKRRRSAQYTQLMLFDPEGSAPAEKDPVVEELEKLDINNMTPMDALNKLYELKKKTGDKAEE